A region from the Fibrobacter succinogenes genome encodes:
- a CDS encoding porin family protein produces MVLALTTSAFAQSSDDDEWVSVDSPRPATSENNSSSYDGTNDSEFANDEEYASAYARYKTQTTSRSEISKQRSEGFSQSVFLGARLQGGFNTFLGSNSDGWGAGWNVGAGLIIKISMFTKNFSLVPELTFNYRHYGYEKDMEIYTNKAHMNVMLFEIPLMLRYTFDQYDFFVAAGPSLGLVLTGDAEFSSEAKGGVVSGNTDKSTNTFRPANMELGLAIEGGYMFTRNFHMSIRVFQSFTNLLNQGLTVEESFMKSTLLTFYTNVGISFLF; encoded by the coding sequence ATGGTTTTAGCACTTACCACAAGTGCATTCGCTCAAAGTTCCGATGATGACGAATGGGTTTCTGTCGATTCTCCCAGACCCGCTACCAGCGAAAACAACTCCAGCTCTTACGACGGAACAAACGACAGCGAATTTGCAAACGACGAAGAATACGCAAGCGCATACGCTAGATACAAGACGCAGACTACATCGCGTTCCGAAATTAGCAAGCAGCGTAGTGAAGGATTTTCGCAGTCTGTGTTCCTTGGAGCACGTTTGCAAGGCGGCTTCAACACATTCCTCGGCTCAAATTCCGACGGATGGGGTGCGGGCTGGAACGTAGGCGCAGGCCTCATCATCAAGATTTCGATGTTCACCAAGAACTTTAGCCTTGTTCCCGAGCTTACGTTCAATTATCGTCACTACGGTTACGAAAAGGACATGGAAATTTACACAAACAAAGCTCACATGAACGTTATGTTATTTGAAATACCCCTTATGCTCCGATATACGTTCGACCAATACGACTTCTTTGTCGCTGCAGGACCAAGCCTAGGGCTTGTACTTACCGGCGATGCTGAATTCAGTTCCGAAGCCAAAGGTGGAGTTGTAAGCGGAAACACCGACAAGAGCACAAATACCTTCCGTCCGGCAAATATGGAATTGGGTCTCGCCATCGAAGGCGGCTACATGTTCACACGAAATTTCCACATGAGCATTCGAGTGTTCCAGAGTTTCACAAACCTTTTGAATCAGGGTTTGACCGTCGAAGAATCTTTCATGAAATCGACACTCCTTACATTCTACACCAACGTAGGCATTTCGTTCCTGTTCTAA
- a CDS encoding TIGR02147 family protein, translating to MKPVTEYKDYREYLLDYYHERKRCSAFTWREFAKLAGFASGAHLKLVCDGKMRLREEGARRTARAMNLPEFERDYFVLMVRYERAKTDLEKKKCFEEMQALCEANRVKILGSELYTYYETWKHSVVRELAVAMPGAKPNEIAKVCKPPISAADVSESLSFLMKAGFLTRDIKGHYHQTNQSLSTGRLNVVAVAVHSLLRQMGEFALNALDKLPISERNFSGITMGVSAEGFAKVAEELAQCRKRIVSIVSEDKNVEKVCRLNMQLFPLTENICNGASVRVNQK from the coding sequence ATGAAGCCTGTTACCGAATACAAAGATTATCGCGAATATTTGTTGGATTACTATCACGAACGAAAGCGCTGTTCCGCGTTTACGTGGCGCGAATTTGCAAAATTGGCGGGGTTTGCTTCGGGGGCGCATTTGAAACTTGTTTGCGATGGCAAGATGCGGCTTCGCGAAGAAGGGGCGAGAAGAACGGCTCGGGCAATGAACTTACCCGAGTTTGAGCGGGATTATTTTGTCTTGATGGTGCGTTATGAACGGGCGAAAACTGATCTCGAAAAGAAGAAATGTTTTGAAGAAATGCAAGCGCTCTGTGAAGCCAACCGTGTGAAAATTCTCGGAAGCGAACTTTACACCTACTACGAAACGTGGAAACATTCTGTTGTCCGTGAACTTGCTGTAGCGATGCCGGGGGCGAAACCGAACGAAATTGCTAAAGTGTGCAAACCCCCGATTTCTGCAGCGGATGTCAGTGAAAGTTTAAGCTTTTTGATGAAAGCAGGGTTTTTGACGCGTGATATTAAGGGGCATTACCACCAGACGAATCAATCGCTTTCAACGGGACGTTTGAATGTCGTTGCGGTGGCCGTTCATTCGTTGTTGCGCCAGATGGGTGAATTTGCGCTTAATGCTTTGGACAAATTGCCTATTTCGGAACGAAATTTTAGCGGCATTACCATGGGCGTGTCTGCGGAAGGCTTTGCGAAAGTTGCTGAAGAACTTGCCCAGTGTCGCAAACGCATTGTGTCGATTGTCTCTGAGGACAAGAATGTGGAAAAAGTTTGCCGTTTGAACATGCAACTTTTCCCGCTGACGGAAAATATTTGCAATGGCGCTTCTGTAAGAGTTAATCAAAAATAA